The region ATAGATTGATAAATAGCAATACATTTCGCGcgcacacacagaaacacagacATATTCACACACAATAAATGGTGTGAAAATCACTATTACTACTAATGCCACTAATCttcaaaaataagtaaataaataaatagacctcATGTATACCGAAAAGTTGCCTGATAAATTGCAGGCTGAATTAGAGGCAAGATCCcgtgtagcagtgcaatgctgcttTGGGAGGCACACAAGGCTTCAgaaccttgttgcctgagggagtgcAAAGAGCACTGAAAGAGTTAAAAGTGGGAACTGGAGCAGCGAGGAACAGAGCAATGAAAGGGACGGCAGAATGGGATTCAGATAGAGacgcagggagagctgagccagaAGCGGGATGAAGTGAGATCGAGAGAGACGTCCGTCTCCCGGCCAGCCTGACCCAAgcttttattcattcttaaacatgtgAAGCAATACTGTGCAATACAAAGAGAGTTAGTGAAGGTTGCTAAGATTACACTGCTAGGTGACCGGCtagctctagctaaccacaacattcTTAGATAAGATGCGCTTCTCCataacatcctgttgtttacCGGCACTGGGCTTAAAGATAGTGTCAGCATATCTCGAGGCttgcagagtgtgctctgcgcaGGCGTGCCTGCTGCCATTTGCCACATATTAAGGCtaagcccagtgcctgtgcatATAATTACCACAATCCCGACAACTTGTTCACTTGGCCTGAACAAGTTGTCTTGGGTACCTCTGTCAAATGTACAACTGCCGGTCATCTTTTCACACTCACACCAggggaagagaaacagcaacaaATGCAGCCATAACAACCACCATGGTGCAAAGACTAGTCTCCCCAGGCCGCGGCTACCCACTTGCCTACCCACCTTGATTTACTGCTGATTTATTCTCTGTCCTTTTCTGTCATCATCTTCCCTTTTGGAAGCTGCTCTGAAATCTCAGGCTGCCAAACATCCTATAAAAATAAATTCTTTGCTAGACCTGGATGTACCTTCCTATGGAATCAAATAGAACAAGAATGTCAGGATTCAGAGGTACCCCAAGAAAGCTTTTGCTTATTTAGTAGTCTAAAGATGAATTTATTGATTCTGACCCCTATATagagcaacacccagcactgaatGGAAGACTCTGATTTCAGGATGGAAGTACCTCCAGGATTAAGTGGCCTCTATTTTTATTCACCTGGATAGCTACCTACACTAATGAGCGCTAAGTATAGTGTTTTTGAGAACTTAGACGCCTCTCTGAGGGCTACAAtttctgacttaaaaaaaaacctggaagatTTTATGAAATTTACTCTGTGCTCCTTAGAGAGATGGTAATAGGAAAAGTTAGTTTGTGTTGGACTGCTGTGAACATGTAGACTGGATGTTCACCCTGTTCACTTGGGAGAACAACTGTTTCAAGGTGGCCTCTTTTTGCCTGGGTACCCTAATTTTAAATGATGGTAGCCCAATAAACTGAGGAAAATGAAATGCAGGGATTCTATGCTAGATGGTAAGCACCAGGTGCCATGCCCTGGCCAGAAGTTTGTTTcacttgggctttgtttcaaaatcatcacatactaaaaaagatagtgaaagccagttcTTGGATGTCCACGCAttattaggagaaaaaaaaaagcaaatgaggaggatcACTCAACCTAAGAATCCAGATAGATATTATAGAATCTCTCAACATAAGAATCCAGTAGGAttctatggggaaaaaattaaaataacccTTGGTTTTGTTGCATGGTGCAAAAAtcaagatgttacaagagatcccagatgttgcacggtaatcccaggttccaaagcaaactcagtagacacaGGTGATCAattccaggcctttattgtaatccatcagcaaaatgttgtaaatccatccacatctccaaaggagactgcgtgcattagaagtggggaggagagaagcagcaaaacgtccccttcagctgacttttattacaatctagggttccctccttgaaacacatacatggagacaattcattggtccgTTACACATCACCAGTTGTTCACTTTGTACATCTCATTTATACAtcatacagatttgagcaggccgtaggtggtactgcaaccccTTAATTCAAAAGCTGACCTCATCTCATCATACGTTCTTCTGttggccttcgaaatgcaacttactttgtCATTCatgtcacggtgtgtgtgttcatctaaaaactgctgcaaaatgattctctctgggaatctgacctttgatgttaacctggaaatgattttggtgtgttctcttttaaacccTAGAACGTAGTTAGACCTCTAAATCTTACTTAAAAGACTGTTACGTGTTAGTTtcatgtgttaatgcaccaagactggttttaaaatgaagaacaagaaatataaggagAGCTAAGCTTCCTAGTGGTTTCTATGAGAGCCGGTGTGAATATTTGttttctagcatttgtgtgtgcaagtggtgctctgaagaagccttcaaactgaaaagttcaaactgctggaatattttttttcctgtggtctgaAAACAAAGGCtattcattcaaatgcattcttatctGTTGTGCTGAGAACACTGCGGCACGTGGCCAAGTTCAGCAAACCGTTTGTGAAAAACTGAAACCGTTTCTTTTACTCTAGTTGAACATTCAAagatggaccatgctgtttacgtttcaggtaagcattcctgctaaacttctactgataacaccttgtatCCGTTTCACAGCCTTATGTTGTTTGGTCCACATTCATTCttcttcctgcctgcctagttgttgaatcattaagggcacaatcctaaccccttatgtcagtgctttccagcactggcatagcagtgccaacggaacatgtgctgcatcctgcaattgggtgtcactcatggaggcctcctcaaagaaaaggaatgtttgttcccttacctcgaagccacattgcccttatgtcagtgctggaaagtactgacataaggggttaggattgtgccctaactctctaGCACCTCCACTCCAGCCTTCCTCCATGAACCACTGTGCCACCCAGCATCCAGGGTGGTAACACTCCACaatcccctgcccccttcctatcTGATTACCACCAACTTATGGAAGTCAAAGCCACACAGGCTGATCAGCCAACTTCCCTGGATTGCTTCTAAGTGCCCTCACTTCTTCTCTCCCATGTTGCGACAACAGGCAACTCAGATCCCTTCCCAGGCCACCTTCAAGGTTATCATATCCCTCGCATGCGtaggtcgccttggtggatgacctacgccggggactggacagggggagtgtgtccctgttggtcctgctggacctctcgccagctttcgataccatcaaccatggtatccttctgggccgactggccgagttgctagttggaggcactgttttgcagtggttccgctcctacttggagggtcgatcccagatggtggtgctgggggttgcctgttcaacaccctggcctttgaggtgcggggtgccacagggttcaattctgtcccccatgctatttaacatctacatgaaaccgctgggaaaggtcatccgggggtttggagtggggtgccatcaatatgctgatgacacccagctttatctctgctttcctccagactccagggtggcggttgagggcctggagtgctgcctggaagcaatgcggatctggatgggggctaataagctgaaattaaatccggataagacagaggctctcctggttcggaaatcctcgatgctggtgctggactatcggcttgctctgaatgggtttgcactccctctgaaggagcaggtctgcagcttgggggtcaacctggactcgcagctgctcctggattcccaggtggcagctgtggctaggggggccttcgctcagcttcggctggtgcgccagctgtggccgtacttggatcgtgcagacctggccactgtgatccatgctacggtgacattgaggttagattattgtaacacgctttatgtggggctgcccctgaagacggttcggaaactgcaattagtgcagaatgcggcctgtgtggtcactggagctaggcgatttgactctgtcagtccgcttctccgggggctacattggctgccatttccggtcccaattcaaggtgctggttttgaccttcaaagccctatactgctctgggccaggctatcttagagattgcctacttccgtacaatccggctcgtcctctcaggtcatcaaagaaggcctttttacaagtgccaagTGCCTTGGGTGGtggcccaaggaggttcgtggggcggtggcaagaaataggaccttctcagtagtggcaccaacattgtggaactcccttccccatgacttaagaatggcttcctctcttgagttttttcggcgaggcctgaagaccctggtctttaaagaagccttctgatttcatggcctttttaacactttatacatcttttagtttctttttgacaggctggattcctctttgatttgctgttttatgctctttttattctgattttattctgactactatttttatggcctctgttaatgtgtttttaatatgtttttatctgtcttaaatcatgttttttaaaattgtttttacatgttgtaagctgccctgggtccctttcagggagaagggcgggatataaataaagtttattattattattattattattattattattattattattattattattattattatgcgtAGGGCTTGCTCCATAACACTCTTCCTGTTTCTGTGACCCCTCCTGCCCAGGAGAATTTGCATGATTGACAGTTTGCTGCTCTGGTCCCTGCAATGCTGAATCTCACCATCTCTGTatctagggccagcccaagacctcctgattcctaaggtggcatgtcaaatgctgcccttctcAATTTACAATAGTCCCTTGAAGTACTTGCTAACAAACTCAATCCCCCAAAGTCTCATTAACTTCCAAAGTCATGAGAATGGTTCATTATTTCTGAGATAAGTTCCTCCTGTACTCAAAGGATCACTGTGTCAATGCAAGAGGGTTCCTTTTACTATGCCAATTATTTCTGTCAACCCTGGGGACTAATAGCTCTTGGGACTGGGTTTAGAAAACAACAATTAAAACTTGATTGTGTCTTCATCAGAGTTCAATAGCAGATGGAGATGGAGAAAGAAGAAGGTTCTCTGCAGCGCTTAATAAAGGCCCACCTTAAAACCAGTATACCAAGCAGGTAACAAATTGGGtctgattgtatttttttttaaaataaaagaactcTTGACATAGTGTCCTGAATGTGAAAACCCTTCTATGGATGGTTTGATGATTTTAAGAGCTTGAATATAGGATTTCCCATCTTTAGTACAGTTTCGGTTTTCTGTCATTCTCCCAAGAATAGACACTATAAGGTCACTCTTCCAagaatttcagctttcattttcattaaACCAACAAATATTTAATGCTATAATGGTAGAGAAAAGCTTGAAAGAGTGTGAGAAGGGACAAGAGGCCAATCAACTGAAAGAGGGCAGTGTGCACATGTAGAAGGATCACCTTGTAATAGGTATGAGCACCCACTTACTTTGGCATAAAATGGAATGGCTCCTGAGTTAAgcctttttgggggaggggggtgaaggcagagacacgatccccaggatggcaTCATTAAAGGAGGGGTGAAGGGGGCTGTTTTAATTCACAGGGGGCTGCTGCACCATCCAGGAGTTAGACACCCTTGCTTACCTCCAGATTAACACCTTATGAGGTTTCTTTGTCAACAGCCAGATGGTTGGTCAACATGAGTGGACTACCAGAACTGAGGACATAGCAAAGGGCATGCAAGAACGAAACAGACAAGGCAGGATTCAAGAGGAGGAAGCGCAACGAGGGCAAAAGGAACACAGAGTAGGCACCTCTTAGTGGAACTATTGACCATCCTTGAAACAAAcgctttctgcttcttttttacagAGACAGTTGAAAGGCTACATTCAGGCAGACACATATGgcttcaagtgtgtgtgtgtgtgtgtgtgtgtgtgtgtgtgtgtgtgtgttccaaagTATGCTATTGCTGTAAATGAGGGGGATACACACTGGGGCTACAGTTTCTCCTCTTTGGTCACTACAGtcagtgctgctgccaggctgctggaTGCCCTGGAGCCAAACTTTACACAGAAATCACCCCCATGGCAACCTTGTCCATCCCCCGATACCGTGTTGGGCACTTTTTGATTCATTGGGGAAAGCATGTATTGCCTTAGTTTTGAAGACTAGTGGCATGGTCCGTTCTTTTGAATGCAGTAGTACACTTGTGTTCATGAAAGAGGATTCACCCACAGGCATTCTGTGAAGACATACCCTCCTCTATTCCAATCCTTTTCTCCTGCTATGCAATTTATCTGGCAATGTGCTGCTCACCTACTGCcaatatgggggggaggggttgcttctaCACCTTATATATGCCTCATGATACATATGCCTCCTATACAATTATCCAGTGGCCTCTTCTCTCCCATATCCCTGTGTGTACCCCAGTCACATTTCTTGTGGGAGGTGCCTTTGTCCTGGGAGcctggaagggaaagagtttttgaGAACTTGACtgagaagaatggggggggggggagagtcctctTAGCATGCCTACGCTCTGTTTTCATTGTCAGGGAACAAACAATATCAGGATTCACCTGCCAGTCAGATAAGGTTTGCAGCTACGTTTGCCAGAGAAGACGAAATTCTATAATTGCTTTCTGACATTGAATTTGTTTTgatgcttcctgtatctctagcaagcatacttacagcacaatcctatgctttactccaaagtaagtcctctggtctagaatggggcttactctctggaaagtgtgcaatgtagttttaaaaaacattttgtgtTGCATGTGCAGTTTATCTAAGGTAACTGTTGAAATTTGTACTGTGATGAGAGCTTTTCTGGTTTAAGCAGAACTGATATACTTTTATCTGATGGGAAAATTTTGAGTTTTTGTGTTCACCTTAATTTACTTCAATATTTAGCAGTTCAAGGTCTTTTCCTGTAAAGACAGAATTCTCACCCTCAGTGAGGCTGTCTAGCTGAAAAAGAATTTCATCTGAATGACCATCTTGGAAAGATGGATCACAATATCTGCCCTGGACATTTGCTCCGACAGatgaagggcggggtataaatattttaaattaataaaaatattgtatCATTTTCATCTCTCCTCTAGAATCCCTGTGGTTCAACTCTGTTACATTTCCAAAGCAGGAGCAAATAAATATCtcattttttaaacatctttttgaaATTTCCAGCATTAACAGTATAAAGTGTGATGCTGTCTCCTGCCTAGGCTGTTACAGTATCTTGGCTGAAGATGGACTCCATCAATCTGAAAGGAATACAGATGTCACAGGATTTGTCCACAAGGGATTCTCTATTGATCCAAAGAACAAGAGTCTTCTCTTTGCTATAGGCCTGTTAGTCTACCTGTTGACTTTGGCAGGGAATCTAGTCATCATTATATTGATCAGAGTTGACCAACGCCTCAaaactcccatgtacttcctctTGGGGAATCTCTCTTTTGTAGAGATCTGTTACAAATCTACCGCAGTTCCAAAGATGCTGTGGGACCTCTTATCAGGGGACAAATCCATCTCCTTCATAGGATGTGCTctccaaatgtatttctttgtcaCTTTGGGAGGCACAGAATGTGTACTTCTCTCagccatggcttatgaccgctatGCAACCATCTGTCACCCTCTGCGCTATACCCGGCTCATGAGACAGCCCATTCGTGGCATTTTGCTGGCGGTTTCGTGGATTATTGGCAACATCAATTCTGTTGTCAACACAACATTAATCTTTTCCCTAGATTTCTGCCactccaatgaaattgaccatttcttctgtgacattcctCCTATTCTGCAACTTTCTTGCTCTGATGTATTTCTTGTCAAGTTGATGAACTTCACTATCTCTGTGGGGGTCATTattgtgcctttctccctgactcTACTTTCCTACACCCTCATTGTCTCTGCAGTGCTCAAAATCCACACGGCCCGTGGTAGGATCAAGGCATTCTCTACctgtgcttcccacctcactgtggtgagcatctACTGTGGCACCATCATTTACACCTATATACGTCCCTCCTCAAACCATTCCTTGGAAGAGGATCGCCTGGTTTCTGTGTTGTATGCCATCATtactcccctgctaaaccccttgatctacagctttgggaacaaggaagtgcagggggcctTTTGGAGAGCGCTTGGGAAAAACAGGTTATAAGTATGGGATCAATGTCTTGAGAAGGTCTGATGTGACACACAGTCAATGGGTAGCCCAaccatatcctgcactggaacaggaaggctgactagcctgtgctgtatccagcgcagggtaggaggtggctgttgtGCAACTTGGAATAAGGTCTTATTGGTCACCTGTtggtttccttctgcttctgaccTAGGTACAAAATATGTGCTCAACTCTATGTGTACTAATTGTTGAAACACTAATGCATTTGTAAAGgcctctgctaaaaaaaaaaataataaagattgATGGAAAATCTCCCGGTGATTTTTGTTTGACCTAGGTATGAGTTTGCAAAAGTTAGGGAGGGCCTTCAATGTTCCTCTCATCTTCACAAGTTGTTTATCTAAGGGGCATGTCAGGAACATAACAGGGGTTAGGTTACTGGGGGAGCTGCTCCTGTCATACCCCCACCAGACCCAAAATGCTCCTAATTCACCCACCCTATTTCCTCTGTTTTCCTCCCTGTTTCCCATCCCCCACTCCCACCAGATGCTTACCTGTACCAGCAGGTACAACTGAGTCTGGTGATTTCCTTCTagcgctgccacctcttgcaacagAACTTGGAAAAATTGCCATTGGTAGCGCACACAGATCACTGCCATCCGCCATTTTACAGTAGCAGAAAACCTTTCCACCACCGTAAATGGCGTGCGCTGGCCTGATTCTAGTTAGGATTGAACCATGTGGCAAGGTCTGTCTGGGACAGGAACAAGTGCAGCTAGAAGACCAACCATGGCCCACACCTGCTTATCCAGGATTAAGGTGGGCTCCAGGAGCATTACCAATTTGTGTACCTGGTCCTTCCTGCGGAATTCAACCTCATCAAGAACCAGTTAACATAATGTCATTGTCCACAGCATAAGGAGAATTTCTATCTTGCCCATATTTCATTTTATTGTATGGTGCAGATTTGTGATTAAGTGACCATCTGAGCATAAATATCATCCTCTTGTGAAGAGGAAAAGCTTGCCATATGTCAGGTAATTGCCACTCTATGTATATTCTGTTGCTTCAGCACCATCTCTCTGAACATTATgtgtttcatatttatatatgccTGTGTGTGCCTACTAGTGTGAAAGACATTCAAATCAGGAAATGCATCCAGAATGCACTTTCATTGTGCAAAGTTACAGAGCTACAATTTCCTCACTTGCTCCTTTTTTAATAGCAAGGAGTTATAAGGGAAGCACAAGAGATGGACAATTcataattgcctttttttttaattagatgtTTTCAGCTATCAGAGAGGGAATGTTAATTacctggtccagatccaatgtATGTTATGATGGCTTCGGGTGTGGCATTTTAAGGTTGTGTTTATCATCCTGTGACTTGCAATATGTCCAAGAAAATAATTATGAATGTTCCTCTATACCTCAAATGTTGTGTATCTAGTGCTAAACTACCTCTACCGAATACTCTTACTTGAATTCTCAAAAGGAATAAATAATGCTATCTGTAAGAATCAAAATAGTATGTAGCAATCATTCCCCTGGGCACATCACACTGGCGTATTTGCCTAGCCTGGTCTGTGTACTGTACGATTTGGAACTCTGGCTTGAAGGAGCCAGAGGGAGAAGTATTGGTGAGCTTGCTCCTGGCAATTTAAGAGGATTTTTCTTTTATTGAGATATATTCCAGGATAGAGCTTCAGAATGGGTTACTTACTGCATAAAACAAAAAGATAAATACTGAGCAGGTAAGGTTATAATTGAAATACTATGTGTGATGAACAACATCCTCAATATATTATTACTTTATTACAACCTATGCTGGGCTTACAATTCAGGATCTAGCTAGATCATTATAGCTTACAATTCAGGCTCTAGCCAAGAttctatcattatcattattaatttctGGCCTTCCGTCATCATTTATGACCAGATCGTTAAGCACAtgaaatgattaaatatttgttgaCTTCACTGTCTTCAGGAAGACATTCTGAGATGTATTGCATTAGTAAAAATGAAACAGGTGATGTTAGCAGCTAATTTCAATGAAAACTCATAAACATTTGCGTTTAGATCTGAAACCAGTTCTTTTCCTCAGTCCAACAACTAGTTCACACATGTATGTTCCCCACTTGATGGCTGCAGCTAAGCTTGCATGTGTGAGCCATCACACCTCACAGTCACCAGTTCAAATCACACTCCACAGTTTAATCTTATATTAACAGAGAtgagttttaaaatataattgcagctgcatgcaagctCCTTTCCCATCACACTAAACTGGAGAACTTTGGGCAATATAAGAATGTGGTGGAGCAGGTCACAAGGTCGTCCCCCCGACCTGTCCCGTCCATCCATCCCCCCACTACATGTGGCAATCCAATGTGGAAACAAGAGCTTAGCACTTGGGTTGAAGAAAGGTGACTGGTAGGGGAAGTTTCACGGGAAAACCAATGGGTAAGGAAGAGATAAGAATCCTTTTCTCACCCCAAAATTCTCCACTACAAATGGCATCATCCCAGTGGTGATTTCTTCAAAGGAGAAGCGTGGGCCAGGATTACATgttggaggaaaagggagaaCTTGGAGTTCCCCTCTTGGACAATGCTGTGCTTGAGGCAAGTGATGCATCATTTTCCTCTGACAGATATGCCACATGCAGTTAATTATTTGTGGGGAAGAggcaaagaggaggagaaatAGTAGCAAGGTGTCAGGTTCTTATAATGAACGTACCAAATTCAGTGGAGACAGCCACTAGCTAAAGTTCAGGTACATTCATGAAAAATATATCTATCAATAGCCATTACAAGTCCCCAAACACTTATTTCAGGCTGCAGTTCAattcacacattcctgggagtaagctccatcaactgaaatgagacttactcctgagtagacttgggctaacagaggcagaaaacaaatctctgtgggcccaatccaatctaactttccagcaccggtgctgccacaatgcagctccgcgataaaggaacaaacgttcccatacattgaggaggcctctgcgactgcctgcccatcacaggatgcagtgcatgccccattggtacagctgcatcggcactgaaaaattgaataggatgggGCCCAAAGTCATCTTGAATGCATTGCATACTTGTTATAATATGTATCTCTATCAAGTTCTGGGGAATGtaataattcatttcatttaaacGGCACTatttagagtccaattctattcttatccccccgcccactggtgcagccacgccaaaaatgggcacactgtttccAGTAGGGGAggacaaatcaggaggcttcagaggcaaaaggaactaaataaaagaggaacaccctctcctgctgctaaataaaattggagcagccacttgaaaaagctcctcttaaccagttagcttAACCAGGGGTTAAGAGGTAGCAGGGGTTAAGAGCAGggacaaatcaggaggcttcagaagcaaATGGAGCTTAATTCCCCTTacacttttgtaagcctcctgctcctcagtgggtttcctcagactagcaatttcactagtggaagtttagggagaaaagggggtggggaggctgcagaaaaggggatagga is a window of Tiliqua scincoides isolate rTilSci1 chromosome 5, rTilSci1.hap2, whole genome shotgun sequence DNA encoding:
- the LOC136653138 gene encoding olfactory receptor 5A1-like — translated: MDHAVYVSGNSDPFPGHLQGYHIPRMRCYSILAEDGLHQSERNTDVTGFVHKGFSIDPKNKSLLFAIGLLVYLLTLAGNLVIIILIRVDQRLKTPMYFLLGNLSFVEICYKSTAVPKMLWDLLSGDKSISFIGCALQMYFFVTLGGTECVLLSAMAYDRYATICHPLRYTRLMRQPIRGILLAVSWIIGNINSVVNTTLIFSLDFCHSNEIDHFFCDIPPILQLSCSDVFLVKLMNFTISVGVIIVPFSLTLLSYTLIVSAVLKIHTARGRIKAFSTCASHLTVVSIYCGTIIYTYIRPSSNHSLEEDRLVSVLYAIITPLLNPLIYSFGNKEVQGAFWRALGKNRL